One stretch of Streptomyces sp. NBC_00443 DNA includes these proteins:
- the ppdK gene encoding pyruvate, phosphate dikinase yields the protein MSENKEPHVAKFVYDFTEGNKDLKDLLGGKGANLAEMTNLGLPVPPGFTITTEACKVYLVSGEEPAALRDEVSAHLDALESRMGKKLGQADNPLLVSVRSGAKFSMPGMMDTVLNIGLSDKSVKGLAEQAGDERFAWDSYRRLIQMFGKTVLGVDGELFEEALDRAKEAKKVTVDTDLEAADLKKLVTAFKKIVKKEAGRDFPQEPREQMDLAIHAVFDSWNTDRAKLYRRQERIPHDLGTAVNVCSMVFGNLGPDSGTGVAFTRDPASGHQGVYGDYLQNAQGEDVVAGIRNTVPLAELESIDKKSYDQLMQIMETLENHYKDLCDIEFTIERGQLWMLQTRVGKRTAGAAFRIATQLVDQGLIDEAEALQRVNGAQLAQLMFPKFDDDAKVEQVGRGIAASPGAAVGKAVFDSYTAVKWSRSGEKVILVRRETNPDDLDGMIAAEGILTSRGGKTSHAAVVARGMGKTCVCGAEELEVDTKRRRMTVPGGHVVEEGDVISIDGSSGKVYLGEVPVVPSPVVEYFEGRMHAGAQDADELVEAVHRIMAFADRKRRLRVRANADNAEDALRARRFGAQGIGLCRTEHMFLGERREMVEKLILADTEEVREAALSELLPLQKKDFVELFSAMDGLPVTVRLLDPPLHEFLPDITELSVRVALAESRQEPHENELRLLQAVHRLHEQNPMLGLRGVRLGLVIPGLFTMQVRAIAEAAAERKNAKGDPRAEIMIPLVGTVQELEIVREEADQVIAEVEAATGTKLKLSIGTMIELPRAALTAGQIAEAAEFFSFGTNDLTQTVWGFSRDDVEASFFTAYLEKGIFGVSPFETIDKDGVGSLVTAAAKAGRETRPDLKLGVCGEHGGDPESVHFFHEVGLDYVSCSPFRIPVARLEAGRAASQSVGSDHR from the coding sequence CCGTTCCCCCCGGCTTCACGATCACGACGGAAGCCTGCAAGGTCTACCTCGTCAGTGGCGAGGAGCCCGCGGCACTGCGTGACGAGGTGAGTGCGCACCTCGACGCCCTCGAGTCCCGCATGGGCAAGAAGCTCGGCCAGGCCGACAACCCGCTGCTCGTCTCGGTCCGTTCCGGCGCCAAGTTCTCCATGCCCGGAATGATGGACACGGTCCTCAACATCGGACTCTCCGACAAGTCCGTGAAGGGCCTCGCCGAGCAGGCGGGCGACGAGCGGTTCGCCTGGGACTCCTACCGGCGCCTCATCCAGATGTTCGGCAAGACGGTCCTCGGTGTCGACGGCGAGCTCTTCGAGGAGGCCCTCGACAGGGCCAAGGAGGCCAAGAAGGTCACGGTCGACACCGACCTGGAGGCCGCCGACCTCAAGAAGCTGGTCACCGCCTTCAAGAAGATCGTGAAGAAGGAGGCCGGCCGGGACTTCCCGCAGGAGCCGCGCGAGCAGATGGACCTCGCCATCCACGCGGTCTTCGACTCCTGGAACACCGACCGCGCCAAGCTCTACCGCCGCCAGGAGCGCATCCCGCACGACCTCGGTACGGCCGTCAACGTCTGCTCGATGGTCTTCGGCAACCTCGGCCCGGACTCCGGCACGGGCGTCGCCTTCACCCGCGACCCCGCCTCCGGCCACCAGGGCGTCTACGGCGACTACCTGCAGAACGCCCAGGGCGAGGACGTGGTCGCGGGCATCCGCAACACCGTCCCGCTCGCGGAGCTGGAGTCGATCGACAAGAAGTCGTACGACCAGCTGATGCAGATCATGGAGACGCTGGAGAACCACTACAAGGACCTCTGCGACATCGAGTTCACCATCGAGCGCGGTCAGCTGTGGATGCTCCAGACCCGCGTCGGCAAGCGCACGGCGGGCGCCGCCTTCCGTATCGCGACCCAGCTCGTGGACCAGGGCCTCATCGACGAGGCGGAGGCGCTCCAGCGCGTCAACGGCGCCCAGCTCGCGCAGCTGATGTTCCCCAAGTTCGACGACGACGCCAAGGTCGAGCAGGTCGGCCGGGGCATCGCGGCGTCGCCGGGTGCGGCGGTCGGCAAGGCCGTCTTCGACTCGTACACCGCGGTGAAGTGGTCGCGTTCGGGCGAGAAGGTCATCCTGGTCCGCCGGGAGACCAACCCCGACGACCTGGACGGCATGATCGCGGCGGAGGGCATCCTCACCTCCCGCGGAGGCAAGACGTCCCACGCGGCCGTCGTCGCGCGCGGCATGGGCAAGACCTGTGTCTGCGGTGCCGAGGAGCTGGAGGTCGACACCAAGCGCCGCCGGATGACGGTCCCGGGCGGACACGTCGTCGAGGAGGGCGACGTCATCTCCATCGACGGCTCCAGCGGCAAGGTCTACCTGGGCGAGGTCCCGGTGGTCCCGTCCCCGGTCGTGGAGTACTTCGAGGGCCGGATGCACGCGGGCGCGCAGGACGCCGACGAGCTGGTGGAGGCGGTCCACCGCATCATGGCCTTCGCGGACCGCAAGCGCCGGCTGCGGGTGCGCGCCAACGCGGACAACGCCGAGGACGCGCTGCGCGCCCGTCGCTTCGGCGCCCAGGGCATCGGCCTGTGCCGTACCGAGCACATGTTCCTCGGCGAGCGCCGCGAGATGGTCGAGAAGCTGATCCTCGCCGACACCGAGGAGGTGCGCGAGGCCGCCCTCTCGGAACTGCTGCCCCTCCAGAAGAAGGACTTCGTCGAGCTGTTCTCGGCGATGGACGGTCTGCCGGTGACGGTCCGTCTCCTCGACCCGCCGCTGCACGAGTTCCTCCCCGACATCACGGAACTCTCGGTCCGCGTGGCCCTGGCGGAGTCCCGTCAGGAGCCCCACGAGAACGAGCTCCGCCTGCTCCAGGCCGTGCACCGCCTGCACGAGCAGAACCCGATGCTGGGCCTGCGCGGCGTACGCTTGGGCCTGGTCATCCCCGGCCTGTTCACGATGCAGGTCCGCGCGATCGCGGAAGCGGCCGCCGAGCGCAAGAACGCCAAGGGCGACCCGCGCGCCGAGATCATGATCCCGCTCGTCGGCACCGTCCAGGAGCTGGAGATCGTCCGCGAGGAGGCCGACCAGGTCATCGCGGAGGTCGAGGCGGCGACGGGCACGAAGCTGAAGCTCTCGATCGGCACGATGATCGAGCTCCCGCGCGCTGCCCTCACGGCCGGTCAGATCGCCGAGGCCGCGGAGTTCTTCTCCTTCGGCACGAACGACCTCACCCAGACGGTGTGGGGCTTCAGCCGGGACGACGTGGAGGCCTCGTTCTTCACGGCCTACCTGGAGAAGGGCATCTTCGGCGTCTCCCCGTTCGAGACCATCGACAAGGACGGCGTGGGTTCCCTGGTCACGGCCGCAGCCAAGGCGGGCCGTGAGACCCGCCCCGACCTCAAGCTCGGCGTCTGCGGCGAGCACGGCGGCGACCCGGAGTCGGTCCACTTCTTCCACGAGGTCGGCCTCGACTACGTCTCCTGCTCCCCGTTCCGCATTCCGGTCGCCCGCCTCGAGGCCGGCCGCGCGGCCTCCCAGTCGGTGGGCAGCGACCACCGCTAG
- a CDS encoding excalibur calcium-binding domain-containing protein, with translation MTSPYTSAPIPQPPQPPFRPAPGWARKRYVLPALGLAFFLGIGAGASGEDSKTTEAKPTAASAQPTVTVTATTTAAAEEPEPAPTVTATKTVKATTTVTATPAADSGSVSDGDGDSDSSGSDVYYANCSEARAAGAAPVHRGEPGYASHLDRDNDGVGCDS, from the coding sequence ATGACCAGTCCGTACACTTCGGCACCCATACCGCAGCCACCGCAGCCGCCCTTCCGCCCGGCCCCTGGATGGGCCCGCAAGCGCTACGTACTTCCCGCTCTCGGGCTGGCCTTCTTCCTCGGCATCGGCGCGGGCGCGTCGGGCGAGGACTCGAAGACCACCGAGGCGAAGCCGACCGCAGCCTCAGCCCAGCCCACGGTCACTGTCACAGCGACCACGACGGCGGCAGCCGAGGAACCCGAACCGGCGCCGACGGTGACCGCCACCAAGACGGTCAAGGCCACCACCACGGTCACGGCGACGCCCGCGGCGGACAGCGGCTCCGTCTCCGACGGTGACGGCGACAGCGACTCGTCCGGCAGCGACGTCTACTACGCCAACTGCTCGGAGGCCCGCGCGGCCGGCGCGGCCCCCGTCCACCGAGGCGAACCCGGTTACGCCTCGCACCTGGACCGGGACAACGACGGGGTGGGCTGCGACAGCTGA
- a CDS encoding alkaline phosphatase PhoX, with the protein MERRSLLRAAVLGGSAAVFGGTLWRGAAYAAPAQPGTGPYGALGSPDANGIRLPSGFTSRVIARSGQTVSGTSYTWHNAPDGGACYADGSGWIYVSNSEINPSGGASAVKFSSAGAITAAYRILSSTRQNCAGGKTPWNTWLSCEEVSLGYVYETDPWGAQAANRRAAMGRFKHEAAAADPVRKVIYLTEDETNGRFYRFVPTTWGDLSSGTLQVMVAGSATSGSFTWANIPDPDGSPTATRSQVSGSKSFNGGEGCHYADDTVWFTTKGDNRVWQLNLTSNTYELAYDDSLVTSGTAPLTGVDNITGSSSGDLFVAEDGGNMEICVITPADVIAPFLRIDGQSGSEITGPAFSPDGTRLYFSSQRGTSGSSSGGITYEVKGPFRV; encoded by the coding sequence GTGGAACGTCGTAGCCTCCTGCGTGCGGCCGTCCTCGGCGGCTCTGCCGCCGTGTTCGGCGGAACCCTGTGGCGTGGCGCCGCGTACGCGGCCCCGGCCCAGCCCGGCACCGGCCCCTACGGGGCGCTGGGCTCCCCCGACGCGAACGGCATCAGACTCCCCAGCGGCTTCACCAGTCGCGTCATCGCCCGCTCCGGGCAGACCGTCTCCGGTACGTCGTACACCTGGCACAACGCCCCCGACGGCGGCGCCTGTTACGCGGACGGGTCGGGCTGGATCTATGTCTCCAACTCCGAGATCAACCCCTCCGGCGGCGCGAGCGCGGTGAAGTTCTCGTCGGCGGGTGCGATCACGGCCGCGTACCGCATCCTTTCCTCCACCCGCCAGAACTGCGCGGGCGGCAAGACCCCGTGGAACACCTGGCTGTCCTGCGAGGAGGTGTCCCTCGGCTACGTCTACGAGACGGACCCGTGGGGCGCACAGGCGGCGAACCGGCGTGCCGCGATGGGCCGCTTCAAGCACGAGGCGGCGGCCGCTGACCCGGTGCGCAAGGTGATCTACCTGACCGAGGACGAGACGAACGGCCGCTTCTACCGCTTCGTCCCGACGACGTGGGGCGACCTGTCCTCCGGCACCCTCCAGGTGATGGTCGCGGGCAGCGCCACATCGGGCTCCTTCACCTGGGCCAACATCCCCGACCCGGACGGCTCCCCGACGGCCACCCGCTCCCAGGTCTCGGGTTCCAAGTCCTTCAACGGCGGCGAGGGCTGCCACTACGCCGACGACACGGTGTGGTTCACGACGAAGGGCGACAACCGGGTCTGGCAGCTCAACCTCACGTCGAACACCTACGAGCTGGCCTACGACGACTCCCTCGTCACCTCCGGCACGGCCCCCCTCACCGGCGTCGACAACATCACCGGCTCCTCCTCCGGCGACCTCTTCGTCGCCGAGGACGGCGGCAACATGGAGATCTGCGTCATCACCCCGGCCGACGTCATCGCCCCCTTCCTGCGCATCGACGGCCAGTCGGGCTCGGAGATCACGGGTCCGGCCTTCTCCCCCGACGGCACCCGCCTGTACTTCTCCAGTCAGCGGGGCACGAGCGGGAGTTCGTCGGGCGGTATCACGTATGAGGTGAAGGGGCCGTTCCGCGTGTAA
- a CDS encoding sensor histidine kinase, which produces MTRRLLLSYLSLAALVLVCLEIPLGFVYSRSERERVVSAAKDEAESVSAYASLSLSAGRAERDLPRRVVRCAERIGGQVVIVDASGALLATSHPRAAVMSSNLASRPGIAAALRGTSTVDVRTSTIGGVEYLSVAGPVVRDERLQGAVWLTLPTRTVHERVHHVWLLLALGGLGVLTAVAVVGFAIACWAGRPIRELERATHELAEGGRARPVTMTKGPPEVRRLAAAFNRTAARLAHLLAAQRAFAGEASHQLKTPLAALRLRLENLEPNVSDRGIGSLTAAVTETDRLARMVEGLLAMARLEEDSATPAPVDVGAVCAERHRTWLPLFEQQRVSLVLFAGSVGPVLAVPGGVEQIVDNLLSNALRASPPDSTVAIELRLHVPVRRALRDARPAWLDLHITDEGPGMTPEQRARAFDRFWRAPGAPKGGTGLGLSLVHRLAHASGGEASLHASAAGGLDAVVRLPSAEPPRETPGPGVERPGQRRRGVPALRA; this is translated from the coding sequence ATGACCCGCCGGCTGCTGCTCAGCTACCTCAGTCTCGCCGCGCTCGTCCTGGTCTGCCTGGAGATCCCGCTGGGCTTCGTCTACTCGCGCAGCGAGCGGGAGCGGGTGGTGAGCGCGGCGAAGGACGAGGCGGAGTCGGTGTCCGCGTACGCCTCGCTGTCCCTCAGCGCGGGCCGTGCCGAGCGGGATCTGCCGCGCCGGGTGGTGCGCTGTGCCGAGCGCATCGGCGGGCAGGTGGTGATCGTGGACGCCTCGGGCGCCCTGCTCGCCACCTCGCATCCGCGGGCGGCGGTGATGTCGTCCAACCTCGCCTCCCGCCCCGGTATCGCGGCCGCCCTGCGCGGCACGTCCACCGTGGACGTCCGTACGTCGACCATCGGCGGCGTCGAGTACCTGTCGGTCGCCGGGCCGGTCGTGCGCGATGAGCGGCTGCAGGGTGCCGTGTGGCTGACGCTGCCGACGCGGACGGTGCACGAACGCGTCCATCATGTCTGGCTGTTGCTGGCCCTCGGCGGGCTCGGGGTCCTCACCGCGGTCGCGGTGGTCGGGTTCGCCATCGCCTGCTGGGCAGGACGTCCCATCCGTGAACTGGAGCGCGCCACCCATGAGTTGGCGGAGGGCGGGCGGGCCCGTCCGGTGACGATGACGAAGGGTCCGCCCGAGGTCCGCCGGCTGGCCGCCGCCTTCAACCGTACGGCGGCCCGGCTCGCTCATCTCCTCGCCGCCCAGCGGGCGTTCGCGGGCGAGGCGTCGCACCAGCTGAAGACTCCGCTCGCGGCGTTGCGGCTGCGGCTGGAGAACCTGGAACCGAACGTCTCGGACCGCGGCATCGGCAGCCTCACCGCCGCCGTGACCGAGACGGACCGGCTCGCGCGGATGGTCGAGGGGCTGCTGGCGATGGCCCGCCTGGAGGAGGACTCCGCGACGCCCGCCCCGGTCGACGTGGGCGCGGTCTGCGCGGAACGGCACCGCACCTGGCTGCCGCTGTTCGAGCAGCAGCGGGTCTCCCTCGTCCTGTTCGCGGGCAGTGTGGGGCCGGTTCTCGCGGTGCCGGGTGGGGTCGAGCAGATCGTGGACAACCTGCTCTCCAACGCCCTGCGCGCCTCCCCGCCCGACAGCACCGTCGCCATCGAGCTACGGCTCCATGTGCCGGTCCGCCGCGCCCTGCGCGACGCCCGCCCCGCCTGGCTCGACCTGCACATCACCGACGAGGGGCCCGGCATGACCCCGGAGCAGCGCGCCCGCGCCTTCGACCGCTTCTGGCGCGCGCCGGGCGCCCCCAAGGGCGGTACGGGGCTGGGCCTTTCGCTGGTCCATCGGCTCGCGCACGCGAGCGGCGGTGAGGCGAGCCTGCACGCCTCGGCCGCGGGCGGTCTGGACGCGGTGGTCCGGCTGCCGTCGGCGGAACCGCCGCGCGAGACACCCGGCCCGGGTGTCGAGCGGCCCGGACAGCGGAGGCGGGGAGTGCCGGCGCTGCGCGCATGA
- a CDS encoding response regulator transcription factor, with amino-acid sequence MGIRVLLIEDDETIAEPLTEGLGHFGLTVDHVTTGAEGLRRPYGDVVLLDLGLPDMDGIDVCRGIRKISDVPVIILSARGEEADRVLGLELGADDYLAKPFSVRELVARVRAVTRRTQRTEPAERTTVAEPVGMTAPVAVAAPVERGRTEALVERLRAEAAAAPAITTPPPAPLSRETAPGPSYDERAPSPPYAPGPLVVDRRTRQVWVGEVPVTLTPKEFELLALLTEDPGAVYSRQQILDRVWDPHYEGPTKTLDVHVAALRKKLGHPAWIQTLRGVGFRLAVQTEPGGPRVSSP; translated from the coding sequence ATGGGCATACGAGTGCTGCTCATCGAGGACGACGAGACGATCGCCGAACCGCTCACCGAGGGCCTCGGCCACTTCGGCCTGACGGTGGATCACGTGACCACCGGTGCCGAGGGACTGAGAAGGCCGTACGGCGATGTCGTCCTGCTCGACCTCGGGTTGCCGGACATGGACGGCATCGACGTCTGCCGGGGCATCCGGAAGATCTCGGACGTGCCGGTCATCATCCTGAGTGCGCGGGGTGAGGAGGCCGACCGGGTCCTCGGGCTGGAGCTGGGGGCGGACGACTATCTGGCGAAGCCGTTCAGCGTGCGGGAGCTGGTGGCGCGGGTGCGGGCGGTGACCCGGCGGACCCAGCGCACGGAGCCGGCCGAGCGCACCACGGTGGCGGAGCCGGTGGGCATGACGGCGCCGGTGGCCGTGGCGGCACCGGTCGAGCGTGGCCGTACCGAAGCGCTGGTGGAGCGGCTGCGCGCGGAAGCGGCGGCCGCGCCGGCGATCACCACCCCGCCACCCGCACCCCTGTCGCGCGAGACCGCGCCGGGCCCGTCGTACGACGAACGCGCCCCCTCACCCCCGTACGCCCCCGGCCCGCTCGTCGTCGACCGCCGCACCCGTCAGGTCTGGGTCGGCGAGGTCCCCGTCACCCTCACCCCGAAGGAGTTCGAGCTGCTGGCGCTGCTGACCGAGGATCCCGGCGCGGTCTACTCACGACAGCAGATCCTGGACCGGGTGTGGGACCCGCACTACGAGGGTCCGACCAAGACGCTGGACGTCCATGTCGCGGCACTGCGGAAGAAGTTGGGTCACCCGGCGTGGATCCAGACCCTGCGCGGGGTCGGCTTCCGGCTGGCGGTGCAGACCGAGCCGGGCGGGCCGCGGGTGTCCTCGCCATGA
- a CDS encoding carbonic anhydrase produces the protein MKALLDRARSFKRRVDFENREYRKLAEGQYPEALFIACSDSRVIPALITGARPGEIFELRNAGNIVPPYGSPGASGEAATIEYALEVLGVQDIVVCGHSHCGAMGALKSGDDLTALPGVDAWLQLARPELAPVLDAASDDPSLPDVAQGNVVNQLAVLRTYPVVRQRLDGGRLRLHGWYYEVDTGRLHELEDDGRFRVHAG, from the coding sequence TTGAAGGCGCTGCTGGACCGTGCCCGCTCGTTCAAGCGACGGGTCGATTTCGAGAACCGTGAATACCGGAAACTGGCCGAGGGGCAATATCCCGAGGCACTCTTCATTGCCTGCTCGGACTCACGGGTCATACCGGCCCTGATTACCGGAGCACGGCCCGGAGAGATATTCGAGCTGCGAAACGCGGGCAATATCGTGCCGCCGTACGGCAGCCCTGGTGCCTCCGGCGAGGCGGCCACCATCGAGTACGCACTGGAGGTGCTCGGGGTTCAGGACATCGTCGTGTGCGGTCACTCACACTGCGGCGCGATGGGCGCGTTGAAGTCCGGCGACGACCTGACCGCGCTGCCGGGCGTGGACGCCTGGCTGCAGCTGGCCCGCCCCGAACTGGCGCCGGTCCTCGACGCCGCCTCGGACGACCCGTCGCTGCCGGACGTGGCTCAGGGCAATGTCGTCAACCAGCTTGCCGTACTGCGGACTTACCCGGTGGTGCGGCAGCGGCTGGACGGGGGGCGGCTGCGGCTGCACGGCTGGTACTACGAGGTCGACACCGGGCGGCTGCACGAGCTGGAGGACGACGGCCGGTTCCGGGTGCATGCCGGATGA
- a CDS encoding SulP family inorganic anion transporter, producing MPRIGGAAKPPTGNGATGGGVKPSGNEGHGGNGAARAAGGAKLDLANEITASLVVFLVALPLCIGVAVASGVPAELGIISGVIGGLVVGAVRGSTLQVSGPAAGLAALVAETVLELGVAMLGVIVLFSGILQIVLGVVRLGRMFQAISLAVVQGMLAGIGLPLMFSQAYPMADAKAPGTPIENMAGIPGLFADILTSPQAMIATLLGVATIVLSFLWKKVPGPAKKVPAALVAVGIGIAVAALPGVDVKTLQVGNLVASVQVPGAEQFAGLAEPAVITAILTFTVIASAESLFTAAAVDRMHSGPRTRYNTELIAQGAGNTVAGILGALPITAVVARSSANVQAGAKTRISRTLHGLWLLAFALLLPQVLALIPISVLAGVLVHSGWKLFAPDEFPKMWRQDRGEFVVMTTTTLVIVATALLEGVLIGLAAGIVLAALRMSRTVIRQHVEDDTAKVVMAGNATFLRLPQVIEALENAAASGKPRIRLDLTGVTHLDHACRSQVEEFTAQQRGLGMRVELLMPGPARTETPVVATPAPTPPASSAPGPDAEWFYLDTRPPSDGHADHAESYFPVTSR from the coding sequence ATGCCGCGGATCGGGGGCGCCGCGAAGCCGCCGACGGGCAACGGGGCGACCGGGGGTGGCGTCAAGCCGTCGGGCAACGAGGGCCACGGGGGCAACGGGGCCGCCCGGGCCGCCGGGGGTGCGAAGCTCGACCTCGCCAACGAGATCACCGCCTCCCTCGTCGTCTTCCTCGTCGCCCTCCCTCTCTGCATCGGCGTCGCCGTCGCCTCCGGCGTCCCCGCCGAACTCGGGATCATCTCCGGGGTGATCGGCGGCCTGGTCGTCGGCGCGGTGCGGGGCAGCACGCTCCAGGTCAGCGGGCCGGCCGCCGGGCTCGCCGCGCTGGTCGCGGAGACGGTGCTGGAGCTCGGCGTGGCGATGCTCGGCGTGATCGTCCTGTTCTCGGGCATCCTGCAGATCGTCCTCGGCGTCGTACGCCTGGGCCGGATGTTCCAGGCGATCTCCCTCGCGGTGGTCCAGGGCATGCTGGCCGGCATCGGACTGCCGCTGATGTTCAGCCAGGCCTACCCGATGGCCGACGCCAAGGCCCCCGGCACGCCGATCGAGAACATGGCGGGCATCCCGGGCCTGTTCGCGGACATCCTCACCAGCCCCCAGGCGATGATCGCCACGCTGCTCGGCGTCGCCACGATCGTGCTGAGCTTCCTGTGGAAGAAGGTGCCGGGCCCGGCGAAGAAGGTCCCGGCCGCGCTCGTGGCGGTCGGCATCGGCATCGCGGTCGCCGCGCTGCCCGGCGTGGACGTGAAGACGCTCCAGGTCGGCAATCTGGTGGCGTCGGTGCAGGTGCCGGGAGCCGAGCAGTTCGCGGGCCTCGCGGAGCCCGCGGTCATCACGGCCATCCTCACCTTCACGGTCATCGCCTCGGCGGAGAGCCTGTTCACCGCGGCCGCCGTGGACCGTATGCACAGCGGCCCGCGCACCCGCTACAACACCGAACTCATCGCCCAGGGCGCAGGCAACACCGTCGCGGGCATCCTCGGCGCCCTCCCGATCACCGCAGTCGTCGCCCGCAGCTCGGCGAACGTCCAGGCCGGCGCCAAGACCCGCATCTCCCGCACCCTGCACGGTCTGTGGCTGCTGGCGTTCGCGCTGCTGCTGCCGCAGGTCCTGGCCCTGATCCCGATCTCGGTGCTGGCGGGCGTCCTCGTGCACAGCGGCTGGAAGCTGTTCGCGCCGGACGAGTTCCCGAAGATGTGGCGGCAGGACCGGGGGGAGTTCGTGGTGATGACGACCACGACGCTGGTCATCGTGGCGACCGCGCTGCTGGAGGGCGTCCTGATCGGCCTCGCCGCCGGGATCGTACTGGCCGCCCTGCGCATGTCCCGGACGGTGATCCGGCAACACGTCGAGGACGACACCGCGAAGGTCGTCATGGCCGGCAACGCCACCTTCCTACGGCTGCCGCAGGTCATCGAGGCACTGGAGAACGCGGCGGCTTCGGGCAAGCCGCGCATCCGCCTGGACCTGACCGGCGTGACCCATCTGGACCACGCCTGCCGCAGCCAGGTGGAGGAGTTCACGGCGCAGCAGCGGGGACTGGGGATGCGGGTGGAGCTGCTGATGCCGGGACCGGCGAGGACAGAGACACCCGTCGTCGCGACACCGGCTCCCACACCGCCTGCATCGTCGGCCCCCGGCCCGGACGCCGAGTGGTTCTACCTGGACACCCGGCCGCCGTCCGACGGCCACGCAGACCATGCGGAGAGCTACTTTCCGGTCACGTCACGTTAG
- a CDS encoding excalibur calcium-binding domain-containing protein yields the protein MNLLRKPGAIVVAALALAALPATAAAHDGDHPFKNCTEAYANGHSDIPKGDEHYGSHLDRDGDGLGCDNPPAGFVPADDKPGEAGAESEAENGTDLAATGGDDSTPYLAAGGAAALLAGGGVLVAVRRLRRTDARS from the coding sequence GTGAACCTGCTCCGCAAGCCCGGCGCCATCGTCGTCGCCGCGCTGGCGCTGGCCGCACTGCCGGCCACCGCCGCTGCCCATGACGGTGACCACCCGTTCAAGAACTGCACCGAGGCCTACGCCAACGGGCACTCCGACATCCCGAAGGGCGACGAGCACTACGGCTCCCACCTCGACCGGGACGGCGACGGCCTCGGCTGCGACAACCCGCCCGCCGGCTTCGTCCCGGCCGACGACAAGCCCGGCGAGGCGGGGGCGGAATCGGAAGCGGAGAACGGCACCGACCTCGCCGCGACCGGCGGCGACGACAGCACCCCGTACCTGGCGGCGGGCGGTGCGGCCGCTCTGCTCGCCGGCGGTGGGGTGCTGGTGGCGGTGCGCAGGCTGCGCCGGACGGACGCCCGCTCGTAG
- a CDS encoding oxidoreductase, with the protein MPGWNAQHIPDQSGRVAVVTGANSGLGYVTARELTRKGARVVLACRSEVRGAAAEARMVSEVPDAQVELRRLDLGDLGSVREFAASLPYDRLDLLVNNAGVMALPYGTTADGFETQFGVNHLGHFALTGLLLPALLGVPGARVVTVSSPLHAMSNIDIDDLNSERRYRRWIAYGRSKTANLLFTHELARRLEGQGAGVVVAAAHPGYADTNLQTAGPRMAGSRASEWFARLGNRVFAQSAEAGALPTLYAATAPDVRPDSFTGPSIAGWRGSPVPSRRAPWTRNDRAGELLWEASERLTGVVYDDLKV; encoded by the coding sequence ATGCCCGGCTGGAACGCACAGCACATCCCCGACCAGAGCGGACGCGTCGCCGTCGTCACCGGTGCCAACAGCGGGCTCGGGTACGTCACGGCGCGGGAGCTGACCCGCAAGGGTGCCCGGGTGGTGCTCGCGTGCCGGAGCGAGGTGCGGGGGGCGGCTGCCGAGGCGCGGATGGTCTCCGAAGTGCCGGACGCGCAGGTCGAGTTGAGGCGGCTGGACCTCGGGGACCTCGGCTCCGTGCGGGAGTTCGCCGCGTCCCTGCCCTACGACCGTCTCGACCTGCTCGTGAACAACGCCGGTGTGATGGCGTTGCCGTACGGCACCACGGCGGACGGCTTCGAGACGCAGTTCGGGGTCAACCACCTGGGGCACTTCGCGCTCACCGGGCTGTTGCTGCCCGCGCTGCTGGGTGTGCCCGGCGCGCGGGTGGTGACCGTCTCCAGTCCGCTGCACGCGATGTCCAACATCGACATCGACGACCTCAACAGCGAGCGCCGGTACCGGCGTTGGATCGCCTACGGCCGGTCCAAGACCGCCAACCTGCTGTTCACGCACGAGCTGGCCCGCAGGCTGGAGGGGCAGGGGGCGGGGGTGGTGGTGGCCGCCGCTCATCCCGGGTACGCGGACACCAATCTGCAGACCGCGGGGCCGCGGATGGCGGGGAGCCGGGCGAGCGAGTGGTTCGCGCGCCTCGGCAACCGCGTCTTCGCCCAGTCCGCCGAGGCCGGCGCCCTGCCCACTCTGTACGCCGCGACCGCCCCTGACGTCCGCCCCGACTCCTTCACCGGCCCCTCCATCGCCGGCTGGCGCGGCTCACCCGTCCCGTCCCGGCGTGCGCCCTGGACCCGCAACGACCGGGCGGGCGAGCTGCTCTGGGAGGCTTCGGAGCGGCTGACCGGGGTGGTGTACGACGACCTGAAGGTGTGA
- the nirD gene encoding nitrite reductase small subunit NirD — MTLAPETTDLKVQVRLGTDWLTVCDLIHLLPGRGVAALLPDGGQVALFRDRAGRLYAIDNRDPFGGAAVLSRGLTGTHQGRPFVASPLLKQRFDLETGECLDDEGVRVTAYEVRAAG; from the coding sequence ATGACCCTGGCACCCGAGACGACCGACCTGAAGGTCCAAGTACGCCTGGGAACGGATTGGTTGACGGTCTGCGACCTCATCCACCTGCTCCCCGGCCGCGGCGTGGCGGCCCTGCTGCCGGACGGCGGCCAGGTGGCCCTGTTCCGCGACCGCGCCGGCCGGCTGTACGCCATCGACAACCGTGACCCGTTCGGCGGCGCCGCGGTCCTCTCCCGGGGCCTGACCGGCACCCACCAGGGCCGGCCGTTCGTCGCCTCTCCCCTGCTGAAGCAGCGCTTCGACCTGGAGACCGGTGAGTGCCTGGACGACGAGGGGGTGCGGGTGACCGCGTACGAGGTGCGGGCTGCCGGGTAG